The following coding sequences lie in one Peribacillus frigoritolerans genomic window:
- a CDS encoding YwqH-like family protein translates to MVYADILSNIHSAISSKKADLNVKIERLENAKNDIIKEQSMCLSEIRKIKDPELGGSWTGNRSDQFQEARHDAYNVMFSIIHDDYDDYQWKIEAMITKLNAENTLLSIAGNIAHEADSLLSKGEEAFEQLESKISDLKRRLF, encoded by the coding sequence ATGGTTTATGCAGATATTTTGAGTAATATACACTCTGCTATCTCCAGCAAAAAAGCTGATTTAAATGTGAAAATTGAACGTTTAGAAAATGCGAAGAACGATATTATAAAAGAGCAAAGCATGTGCTTAAGCGAGATTAGGAAAATAAAAGACCCTGAGCTAGGTGGCAGCTGGACAGGAAATCGCTCGGATCAATTTCAGGAAGCTCGTCATGATGCCTATAATGTGATGTTTAGTATCATTCATGACGATTATGACGATTACCAATGGAAAATCGAGGCGATGATTACAAAGCTGAATGCCGAGAATACGCTTCTGAGCATAGCGGGGAATATAGCCCATGAAGCCGATTCCCTTTTGAGCAAAGGCGAAGAGGCATTTGAACAGCTGGAAAGTAAAATATCCGATTTAAAAAGGCGGTTGTTTTAA
- a CDS encoding YwqI/YxiC family protein, with protein MTTIKLNHPAVMKQVDQVKTALGTVTLGNLPAGELGNNKLEFTSKWIDRETNLEKVFEQYIKIVQKNVEDTRANIDLLKEQDEAIAHTSSHGYQR; from the coding sequence ATGACGACAATCAAACTGAATCATCCTGCCGTAATGAAGCAAGTCGATCAGGTGAAGACGGCACTTGGTACAGTCACGCTTGGAAATTTGCCGGCAGGCGAGCTTGGCAACAATAAATTGGAATTCACTTCGAAATGGATCGACCGCGAAACGAACCTGGAGAAGGTCTTCGAGCAATATATCAAAATCGTCCAGAAAAACGTGGAAGATACCCGTGCCAACATTGACTTATTAAAAGAACAGGATGAAGCCATCGCCCATACGTCTTCACATGGGTATCAGCGATGA
- a CDS encoding T7SS effector LXG polymorphic toxin: MKIYEAETLTAATKSRAKQYEDLKKEVAALKKEFQGIVGLDNEFQGAGATAIKSFYEAQIEVADAWMELFTTQISFLEGIPASLEEADLSGNTVVEVPFLDGEVSNGINQAKSLVDQQANDLQRILNSIDDILSLDMFDQKDFNEKITLAGHRLDDTVTKVENVDRQLVEEYDVSIGQENVAVGLFRALLDATKQDGHVSPMTFNQSAFKNSDVYQVKDDVAGQMKDYQTFKKQQAEARKIEQEMEELENRPWYEKAWDTTKTFTGEFTGYYDSIRASTGVDPVTGRKLSDAERIAAGAMAAAGFIPVVGWAGRAIKGGSALYKTAKGLNAAEHALDAYKTTKGFSLLQKTEYGIYGLLAANGLGEAVTGKDMFGNQLTEEQRQNGLLMALGIGGVAGAAKVADKVASGTKFIPYSKEFAQKQVQKVQAFGREIGKVEVPLRIRVEELATAYGNNYKHVTFDKTTIKDIVQKFAVKRLSTVNQARADGAMVEAVRNLPAYTRRPNQPRNYKYKERNEDGTTLYTFISIKNGKEYQVIYDKDGFPIFQSKFEIYLPEKYFLESDAAQFEYLSKTLSEEIISNPELAEKFTAKEYEVFKEGRVPKTLTWHHHQETGRMQIVDYFEHQAAGHTGGRAIWGGGESGRKGIIKKEILEMVTWD; encoded by the coding sequence ATGAAGATATATGAAGCCGAGACATTGACGGCCGCAACAAAGTCGCGTGCCAAGCAATATGAAGACCTAAAGAAGGAAGTCGCAGCCCTGAAAAAGGAATTTCAGGGCATTGTTGGCCTTGATAACGAGTTTCAGGGAGCCGGTGCTACCGCCATCAAAAGCTTCTATGAAGCGCAAATCGAGGTGGCGGACGCCTGGATGGAGCTATTCACGACCCAAATAAGTTTTTTAGAAGGCATTCCAGCCAGTCTGGAAGAGGCGGACCTATCCGGAAATACCGTGGTCGAGGTTCCCTTTTTAGATGGCGAAGTGTCGAACGGTATTAACCAAGCGAAGTCGCTTGTCGATCAACAAGCGAACGATCTCCAAAGGATCCTGAACAGCATTGACGATATCCTGTCTCTTGATATGTTCGACCAAAAGGACTTTAATGAAAAAATCACGCTGGCCGGGCATAGACTGGATGACACCGTGACAAAGGTCGAGAATGTCGACCGGCAATTGGTAGAAGAATATGATGTGTCCATCGGGCAGGAAAACGTGGCCGTTGGCCTCTTCCGTGCTTTGCTTGATGCCACCAAACAGGACGGCCATGTTTCGCCGATGACATTCAACCAATCGGCATTCAAAAATAGTGACGTCTATCAAGTGAAGGATGATGTCGCCGGTCAGATGAAAGACTATCAGACCTTCAAAAAGCAGCAAGCAGAAGCCCGGAAAATCGAACAGGAAATGGAAGAACTCGAAAACCGCCCATGGTACGAAAAAGCCTGGGATACGACAAAAACCTTTACAGGGGAATTCACGGGATATTATGATTCAATCAGGGCCTCAACCGGAGTCGATCCAGTAACGGGTCGCAAGCTGTCCGATGCCGAACGAATCGCCGCCGGCGCCATGGCCGCCGCTGGATTCATCCCCGTCGTCGGCTGGGCCGGCAGGGCCATCAAAGGCGGCAGCGCCCTATACAAAACGGCCAAAGGACTCAACGCAGCGGAACACGCGCTCGATGCCTATAAAACGACAAAAGGCTTTAGCCTCCTCCAGAAAACCGAATACGGGATATACGGGCTCCTCGCAGCCAACGGCCTCGGTGAAGCAGTCACCGGCAAAGACATGTTCGGCAACCAGCTAACCGAGGAACAGCGCCAGAACGGACTGTTGATGGCACTCGGAATCGGAGGTGTGGCAGGTGCTGCGAAGGTCGCTGATAAAGTAGCGAGTGGTACAAAGTTCATTCCTTACAGCAAAGAATTTGCGCAAAAGCAGGTACAGAAGGTTCAAGCCTTCGGCAGGGAAATCGGCAAGGTGGAAGTTCCTCTCCGGATTAGGGTCGAAGAATTAGCGACGGCGTATGGAAACAACTATAAACATGTCACATTTGATAAAACGACGATTAAGGATATCGTGCAGAAGTTTGCGGTGAAAAGACTGTCTACTGTAAATCAGGCAAGGGCTGACGGTGCGATGGTTGAAGCAGTTAGAAATCTACCAGCATATACAAGAAGACCTAACCAACCAAGAAATTATAAATATAAAGAACGTAATGAAGACGGAACTACACTGTACACTTTTATTTCAATCAAAAATGGAAAAGAATATCAAGTAATTTATGACAAAGATGGATTCCCAATTTTTCAATCAAAATTTGAAATTTACTTACCAGAAAAATATTTTTTAGAATCAGATGCTGCACAATTTGAATATTTATCTAAAACCTTATCTGAAGAAATTATAAGCAATCCAGAACTAGCTGAAAAGTTCACAGCGAAAGAATATGAAGTGTTTAAAGAAGGTAGAGTTCCAAAAACACTTACTTGGCATCATCATCAGGAAACAGGTAGAATGCAAATTGTGGATTATTTTGAACACCAAGCAGCCGGACATACTGGTGGAAGGGCTATATGGGGCGGTGGTGAATCGGGCAGAAAAGGTATTATAAAAAAAGAAATTCTGGAGATGGTAACATGGGATTAA
- a CDS encoding SMI1/KNR4 family protein: MGLKKWLFVEEEKPDEGVIASIERVFEIEYPDDYKMCVMRYNGGFPEPNIFNFGEGQQGVFNDLISFTDNDINIGMFYELFSSPTLKGIVPFARDPFGNYLCFDYRNNYPSPKIIFFNHEEEALSLVCDTFSDLLEQMYSIEDTK; this comes from the coding sequence ATGGGATTAAAAAAGTGGCTATTTGTAGAGGAAGAAAAACCCGATGAGGGTGTAATTGCTTCGATTGAAAGAGTGTTTGAGATTGAATATCCTGATGACTACAAAATGTGTGTTATGAGATATAACGGAGGTTTTCCAGAGCCTAATATCTTTAATTTTGGTGAAGGGCAACAGGGAGTATTTAATGATTTAATTAGCTTTACTGATAATGATATAAATATAGGGATGTTTTATGAGCTATTTTCTAGTCCAACGTTAAAAGGGATTGTGCCTTTTGCCAGAGATCCATTTGGAAACTACTTATGTTTTGATTATCGAAATAATTATCCTTCTCCCAAAATAATTTTCTTCAATCATGAAGAAGAAGCGTTATCATTAGTTTGTGATACATTTAGTGATTTGCTAGAGCAAATGTATTCTATAGAAGATACAAAGTAG
- a CDS encoding SMI1/KNR4 family protein translates to MEYKFEYTFKNITVSELENFEKKFNLVLPEDFSKFLLSNNGGKAVNRRFQTEDRTITSSIILFFPLSSEIEENLESNFIKYNESRIVPKDFLPIGLDPANSLICLSLDREQKGKVYFCDMDYFEEDNELRKEFIKPISGNFKEFMDNLFVAK, encoded by the coding sequence ATGGAATATAAATTTGAATATACATTTAAAAATATTACAGTAAGTGAACTTGAAAATTTCGAGAAAAAATTTAATTTAGTACTACCGGAAGATTTCAGTAAATTTTTATTATCTAATAATGGTGGAAAAGCGGTAAATAGAAGATTTCAAACAGAAGATCGAACAATAACTTCCTCGATTATACTATTTTTCCCTTTATCTAGTGAAATAGAAGAAAATTTAGAAAGTAATTTCATTAAGTATAATGAAAGCAGGATTGTACCGAAAGATTTTCTCCCTATAGGATTAGATCCGGCTAATAGTTTAATCTGTTTATCTTTAGATAGAGAACAAAAAGGTAAAGTTTATTTTTGTGACATGGACTACTTTGAAGAGGATAATGAATTAAGGAAAGAATTTATTAAACCGATATCTGGAAATTTTAAAGAGTTCATGGATAATTTATTTGTCGCCAAGTAA